The Fusarium oxysporum f. sp. lycopersici 4287 supercont2.34 genomic scaffold, whole genome shotgun sequence genome contains the following window.
TGCTTCCGACAGGGGAGGTCTAGTGGGTATGGGCGGCATCGTGGCCCAAAGATCGCCTGGTCAAACAGACAGGATGGTGGCCAGGTACTCGGCCACGCTCGGGTCACGAGACGATCAGAACCCGTACACCGCCGAACTGGAGGCGATAGCGATGGCATTGCGATGCATGCCGGATGGTCTACAATGTCGAGAGCTTACGGTGCTGTCAAGTAGCCAGTCGTCACTCAAGGCGATTGCCCGACCGCAACAGCAATCAGGCCAGACCTCCATACGTCAGATCTACGAGCACATCGAGCGACTGAGAAAGGGAAACAATAGAGTCAAGATGATCTGGGTACCATCCAGAGACGATGACCTCAGCATGAGTCGTGAAGCAAAGAgacaagccaagaaggctacCAGAGCGGGATGCACGCCGCAATCGCTACCGTACCAGGCCCGCTCCACGCGGCTCAGGCTGGCAGTGTCGCAGCTGCATCAGCAACGGAAACTACCCAACAATGTAGGCAACTACTCCAAACGGATAGATCGGGCCCTACCAGGCAAACATACGCAAACACTATACGACATTTGCAAGAGACGAGAAGCCGGAGTGCTCTCGCAGCTCCGCACGGGAATGGCAAAGATCAACAGCTacctcaacaagatcggGGCCGCAGAGTCGGACAGGTGTGAATGTGGATGTGTACCAGAGACAATGGAGCATTTTCTGTTCCGATGCACAAGATGGGAAGCAGAGCGTGAAGCCATGCGTCGAGTAGGACAAAACATGATGGGCAacctttccttctttctaGGTGGAAAGTCGGCGTTAGACGGAGCAAAGTGGAGACCTAACCTGGAGGCGGTGCGAGCGACAGTCAAATTTGCGATGGCGACAGGAAGATTGAGCCAGGAAGgagtttgagaaggagaaaacTAATGACCACTAATATTAACATCACAGCTGATTACTAACAACAAACAGCCTCAAGTTGACAGACCatgcttcagctgctgaagataggatgctgaacacttggagaagttggcCTTCAAGCAGGCCTGTCGCAGGGACAAGCGAGGCTGGGGAAAGTGGCAGGATGTAAGGActggtgaggttgaggttgtaAGGGGTAAAATGGGGGGAATAACAGTGTAACGAGATACAACGTTGTGGGCCCTATGAGGCGTATCCTCCCGGGCGGAATaaattcattcattcattcattcctCTCTGAGGATGGGGAGGGACTACGGTTCCATAATACATATACAATTAGGGGCATCAAGGCGCCCGCGATCCGTTCAAcataatataataaaaataatcGTATTCTTAAAATCTTACTAAAATATAAGAGATAAGggaaataaaaaagaaatagGTTCAGGattaaatatcttataaaagCGAATTTATAAATACCTTCTTCTATATAGGAAACGTAACGCTTGATCGAGCGTCACTCTATCGCAACATACCATGACATGCCGCGACAGCAATATTGACTCAAATAGAATAAAACTTCGCTTCTAATGCTCTTTAGACCAGCGAAGTATAGATTAGAATTCAACTTGGCCAAAAAATTGGTGGCGGCCTTGAAGACCTAAGTCGCATTTGCCTACTGGAGTGTCAACCCCTGTAAAGTGGGACAGATTAAATTAATTGTGCAACAATTGATTTTGGAATGTAGGACTAGGGGAGGTACGTTGAGCCCTTGTGTTTGTAATGCCGACAATGGCATTGTTAAGAATGCAATCACTAAATGACCGATAATATAGCAAGGCAATATAcccagccagccagccagtGTAACTTAGCTTCACGTCATCACCGAGTGAGTCCCTTCCTGAAGTCAAGGTTCGGCTTTAGTGAAGCGATGATGAGCGCTGACTGTTGGTTGACACCGAAAGCGCTGATTGATCGGACGGTCGACTTGGGCAAGACGACGACGGGTTGGGAGACGATGCCGATGGCGATCAGGGCGATGAGACTGATTGAAGTGAATGGTGCTGGGGGTGAAGCGATGAGTCGCTCATCTTGGGGTCCGTCAGCGACGGCTGAAGCGACGCGTGTGCAATGGCTGTTACGTCTTTGACACGGTCGATGGTGTCCCTCAATTGGCGGTCAAAGTCAGGCACCGCTGTCGTGGGGATCAAGAGCCTCGACAAACTTGTCCTACAGCCTGAGGTGAATGATGAGTTCAGAAACGACGGCAACGGGGCTCACCCGTTCGCCAGCCGCGTCATAATCTCCTTGACAACAACATTCTTAATCACCTCAAGCGACTCTTCACGAACCTGCCCCTCTTGGACAAAATCAACGACCCCCTCAAGCCTGTCCATGTCTTCACGCAATTCTGAGAACGAGCAGTCATACGTATCGGCAAACTCCTCATTCTTCGAATCAAGCGCCGCAAAACGATGTTCCAGCGCGTCGTATCGCTCTTGGAGCTTATCCATGCCTTCGACCAGTTCCTTGTTTTGCTGTTTCAGCTTCTCGTTCTCGGTCTCCAAGGCTTCGACTCGGCTTTGCACTTCCTTCATAGCTCGGAGTTCGGCCTAGAGAAGGGTGATATCGTCGCGTTCGGTTTCGGTATCTTGGCGTGGACGCTTTTTGCTGGGAAATTCGATCGGGGGAGGCGGAGGCGGTGGGCGGGATGTGGTTTCATCGTATGATGGTGGTGCGGCTGTGTCGCCTGAGGGCTCGATGAGTTTGCCTCCAATGCCGCCGTACAAACTGGCGATGTGGTATCGGGTGCTGCAGGACTTGAAGAGACCTTGACTGGCCGCATCGCTGATGTGTTGTAGCTTGGGGGGCGCGTCGCGAGCTTCGATGTAAATGGAGAGGGCGGTGGCCTTGGATAGATCACGAATAGCGTCGAGGACTACTCCGGAGGATTTTTTAGATGCAGATAACGGCTCGACAGCAGCGGTGTGGACAATGATGGTAGGAGGACACCAACGTAAAGTCGAGACTAAGAGTGGTAGACTTGAACGCCTCCCCTATTGTTGTGGGAACAGTCGGGTTCTTAACAACCTCAAGAGAAACGATAGACGAAGCACAAACTCGAACCATGGCCTTCGTAACAATATCCAACCCCTTGAGCTTAACAGGCACACCCAGCTCAAAAAAAGCAGCCTCCCCATTAAACCTCGTATTAAAGGTAACAGCGCTCGATCTCGGATCCGGCTTCGTCAAGAATTGCATCGTATCATCCTCCCGCCACCTCACGACAGCTTTCGTAGTATGATGTAAATCGAGCGACGGTTCTTTCAGGCACGTTGAAGACGACATTTCTACGATTAGTACGTCCACCAGAGGGAACTTACCGGACCAAGCCCGTGTCCAAAAGGAGGAACAGCTTCGACGACAGGCGATCCGCAAAGCCTCCAGCGAACTGCGAGAACCAGGCAGATCCCTTCTACAGTCCCCGGTTGTTCCAGCAAAGGAGGCTTGACGCGCTCGTTTGATGGGTGCAAGTCGGAATTTTATGACGGTCTGTAGCGCGAGTTACTGCCTCTTTTTGGACGCGGGTGCTTTTTTGAAGAATGAGTTGAtgggaggaggatgttgTGAGGATGGAGGAAGACATCGTGAAGAGTTGAAGAACTAGCGTCGTGTTGGGTGCGGAGATAGAAGGGAAGGGAATTAAGATGGCTGGTGCCGAGAGACACAATTTCGAAGGAAGAATTGTTTGTCCGTATACCGGGTATGACCTCGAGAGTGGATCGCCCTGGGGTGTCAGAAATGCTGGTCGCCATTCACATGAATTCTTTTGTCACCTATTTGCATCAATCTCTCAAGCTTTTTGCCGCTGCCGGCATCTCTGGGTGCGTTGCGCTTGCAGGCGACGTCGACGCAGCGCAAGGGGGTCATGTTCGTCCACGAATCGGAACTCCATTGTTGCTTTGTGTTGCTAGTGAAATTTGCTGATTTCACATGACACGTTGAGATTTTTGGGCCGTGAGAACGGGCTAACCTGATAAGGAAAATGTAACGCTCTTACCAAAGGCTTTCTAGTCCAAAATAGGGAAATGTAACGCTCAACGGCCTTCTATTCATTCTCCGACCGCCCTTAAGGTCGTTCATTCCAACCCTCGTAATACAACAGCAAGGCAGATTTGAGACTAAAAAATGTATTTTCAAGTTATTCAGGCATACAGGAACCCAATTAAGCTATACGAGACCAGAAGTTCGTGCTGTGGTCTGGAAATTCTAAATGCTGATTCCCCCCTGGAATCACGGTATATAGATTTCTTGAGTAGAGCACAGGAAATTGGACGCGTCTGAGGTACGATGATCCCAGGAGCAACCCACCAGAGATCGTCATGCAAAGAGATGATTGGTATGAGGCCAAGCCACCGGGAATCTCACTAGATAACCGCCAGTATAGAGCAATGGGCCTGCCTTCAGGATATCTAAAAGCAAGCTACAGCTGGTGTCTTGATCAAGGACGGGAGCAACTGAATTCAATTCAACGTAAGTCAACCCACATCAACATTTTGTCGAAGAGCCATTAGGATATGTAGATTAGGCCAGGGGGTGAGCTAAAATACACATATTCTATTGGCTCCTTGACAAAatgttgatgtgaattgCCTTACGTTGAATTGAATTCAGTTGCTCCCATCCTTGCCAAAAAGGAGCACGCAAAAACTGATTCAAGAACACGTTATGGTATCAAGTCAAATACAAGAAAGATCATTATCGATGGTTGTTCATCTCCTATGCTTGTGTTATCTACATATACACACGCCATCTATCACCATCTAGTCCTTCACTCGTGACTTCTTTCGAGGTCGTCCAGGCCCACGCATGCTCTTGCGCTTCTCTGAAGCACCCTTAGCCAACTGCTTAGTCTCAAACTTGTCCAACATATCGGGCGTAATCGTGCGCAGCTTGGACTCGTGCTCCCAAGTCGATTCGGCTGGACGGTAGCCAACCCACTGTACTTGATACATGTGTTGGGAGTTTCCGGACTTGTCCGAGGGTGAGGCTCGCTTTAAGATCTTGAAGACGTGATAGGTATCAAGGTTGGTGGCAGCCTTGCGGCCGTCCAGCTTTTCCCAGTACTTGAAGACAAGCACAGGCACCTTTTCTTGAAGACTCCACTCTGACTCCCAGGTGGTTTCCCCGTCTTGCCACTTGACTTGGATGTCTACGGTGGAGTTTTTGGTGTCAACACGGTGGCCAATGAATTTGTCAATCGCAACGTCTTTTTCCAAGTCGGGACCGATCTTCTGAGTCGCGCCTCCCTTAGGCGGCGACTGCACTTTGCCAGCGATTGGAGAAGCTTTACTCTCAGCTGGCTCCTGGAGATGAGCCGTACCATGATGCTTGGAACGTGTAGCAGCAGCCATACTGTCTCGAGTTCTCAAATGTAAAGCCAAAAAGTCGTAGGGATCTGGTCAGTCGGCGTATGTGACGAGTCCAAATAAGGTCAAAAACATCGTATCGCGCAAAACAGAGGCAATGAAACAAAAACGCTGCCAGTTGCAATTGATATTCCGGTGATTCAGCGCGTTGAGCTTTGTTGAAGTGGTTTCACTGCTGCGTTACTGCAGATGCTGATGGCAAGTTACGCGTGAACGCGTTCACCTGCAACGCGTTAACAGGGTAAGTGCGCCACAATCAGCCACGAGTTACATGGCATGGGTTGGGTGTGGCGGCCAATATATAGGCACCTAGGTGCCCAAATAAAATTGCGCACCCACTACtgataagaaaaagaaaaaaaaaagaaaagaaagaagaaaaaaaccCATGCTTCGGTTGGATCGCTATTGCTGCGTAATCCTGAAGTTGCTTATCGTTCATGAGGCTGTCGTGTACCGTATCCTGCTTTCTCACATTCAGTTGAATCACCTGGAGGGACCTACTCACAGTGTTGCTAATAATATGGCAATAAAGTAGTATATTGCAATATAACCCATATGGTATGGACTTTCTCATATTGTAACAATATGATATGAAGATTTTGATATTGCAACAATATAATATGAGGATGTCCATATTGGcaatatattacttatattgGGATGTTAGTCCTGGGGTGAAATTGCCTTTTGACAGTCGCGGACAGGTCTTGCCCTATACCAACGACAGGGATACTTGGCATTTTATTGGCTAAAATGCAGCCACGCGTTGTTTCCCCGCATCAGGGGAGGTACAATTGGTACTAACCATGTTTGGCTAAACCTTCCCTGCCGACCCATCGTCACCTCTGCCCATTATCTTTGTTACTGTCGAGCGGAGACAGACTTACCGCCATACCTCAATAGCGCCTCCCTTTTGTAAAATGGCCACAACGAGAAGAGTCGTCAATTTCAGTcgacttggcgatgagaCTTGTGCAGAAGCGGTTTAGTGATGGGGTCACGTGGAATATATTGGGTGTATTGTCACACTGCCAATATATTGGGATCTTGGCAATAAATACAATATGAGCCATGTTCATATTGGGTAATACAATATACATCCCTTGACAATACAATAATATTGCGAGGGGATCCATATTGGCAATATCGTAttgtttatattattagcaaCACTGCCTACTCATGCCACCTGGGGTGAAGTTTTAGGCAATTTCTACTGAATGACTCATGCGGACCGCTGCAGAGAGCGCACTTGGGTATCTGTGCCTGGCACTTACTGTGATGGTGGCTCTCGGCGGCGCATCTTGCACATACTCGATTCTTGCTGCACGAGAATGCTTTGTGACCGAGCCCTTGGCAGTTATAGCATTGTTCCGGTCCAGTGATCTGCTCGAATACACTCGTATATGTCGATTCACCTGCGACGAGAAAGTAGTGTTCCTGTAGTAGTCTCTTGGCATCGTTGTTTTTAGTGAGGTACACCACCATGGATCCATATGTCTTAGGGTTGACCTTTCGGCTCAGCCAGGCCACTTTGGCAATCTGCACTCCATTCTCATGGCTCAAGGTTTCCATTGCTCCGGGGAGAACATTAAATTCCTGGTCAAAAACGGTCGTACGATTCATGCTATCAACTTTGATAGGATATAATTGGTCTCGAAGGACATGTCCTGCTCAACTGTCTTGTGGATAATCGTCGGTGTAGCGTCTCCAATGTGGTCTTCAGGAACTCTGGACTTATCCACTGTGCAGAACACCGGTTCCGGAGTTGCCGATCGGGCCGCAGATGGAGATTGGCTGGACATGCTGGTGGGTGTCATCCTGGCTGCGTCTGCATACGATTGAACCGACGACCGTTGTGTTTCAGTCTTGTTCAGCATGTTTAACTGTAGTCGAGTCTGCTCCAGCTCGCCACAAGCCTGGATAAGCTGGTCTTGGACTTGCGATAATTCTTGTGCCGTCTGAGCCGTGGTCCTGGTGACTTCCTCGGCCATACGATCTCTGAGTTTAGTGAAC
Protein-coding sequences here:
- a CDS encoding uncharacterized protein (At least one base has a quality score < 10) gives rise to the protein MSSSTCLKEPSLDLHHTTKAVVRWREDDTMQFLTKPDPRSSAVTFNTRFNGEAAFFELGVPVKLKGLDIVTKAMVRVCASSIVSLEVVKNPTVPTTIGEAFKSTTLSLDFTLVSSYHHFLDAIRDLSKATALSIYIEARDAPPKLQHISDAASQGLFKSCSTRYHIASLYGGIGGKLIEPSGDTAAPPSYDETTSRPPPPPPPIEFPSKKPMKEVQSRVEALETENEKLKQQNKELVEGMDKLQERYDALEHRFAALDSKNEEFADTYDCSFSELREDMDRLEGVVDFVQEGQVREESLEVIKNVVVKEIMTRLANGRNSHCTRVASAVADGPQDERLIASPPAPFTSISLIALIAIGIVSQPVVVLPKSTVRSISAFGVNQQSALIIASLKPNLDFRKGLTR